In a genomic window of Salmo trutta chromosome 32, fSalTru1.1, whole genome shotgun sequence:
- the LOC115171428 gene encoding chromobox protein homolog 2-like: MEELSAVGEQVFDAECILNKRLRKGKLEFLVKWRGWSSKHNSWEPQANILDPRLLAAFNKSEQEKEILICKRGKRPRGRPRKVVETVPEVSKSSSSSSSSSSSGSSSSSSSSSSSSDDDDDDRKAKPGPRTRELHPVPQKKAQIVVAKPEPLRKKRGRKALPAEMKAIQQNKGQRKIIKTVAKDSPADLRGGIKKPFHPASFTFMGLNSRSPLSVQGRCSLAQGGTTKNSMNTAGSGRSNNSASLSFNQRSNQSKSQASDFKLSVSDVDSGAGLDLKTTASKSPGVAALNLHNSKLSTSNGNPQGAFQPQLGSHNGQKKPDAPGQTLLQQVLNNKPAAPFSTPKGPANQAASLQALNLQSVNKSTPGNDTPGNGTAPVSNLRSTTNPARKDTVGQYGQEKNPVQSPATPGGQQPRKNHPGVDKVKAEETSEVGVMAEKPERLTTTRAQGRVEKSIVQNPSVEARDILGKRERSASKDSGKQAKVLLSEMSTGEESTSDSDQDSPYPSNSQNLSISVQTGQDWKPTHSLIEHVFVTDVTANLVTVTVKESPTSVGFFNIHNY; this comes from the exons ATGGAGGAATTGAGCGCCGTAGGAGAACAGGTTTTCGACGCTGAATGCATCCTGAACAAACGACTAAGAAAG GGGAAGTTAGAGTTTCTTGTAAAGTGGAGGGGATGGTCATCCAA GCACAATAGCTGGGAGCCCCAAGCGAACATCCTTGACCCAAGATTATTGGCTGCATTTAACAAGAG TGAACAAGAAAAGGAAATTCTGATCTGCAAGAGAGGGAAAAGGCCGAGGGGGAGACCTCGAAAAGTTGTG GAAACTGTGCCTGAAGTGTCAAAGTCAAGCAGCTCTTCGTCATCGTCATCTTCGTCTGGCTCATCATCGtcatcttcttcctcttcctcctcatcggATGATGACGACGATGATAGAAAGGCAAAGCCAGGTCCCAGAACACGGGAGCTCCACCCTGTCCCTCAGAAGAAAGCACAGATTGTTGTGGCCAAGCCGGAGCCCCTGAGGAAGAAGCGAGGCAGGAAAGCACTGCCTGCAGAAATGAAGGCCATTCAACAGAACAAGGGCCAGCGCAAGATCATAAAGACAGTTGCCAAAGACTCCCCTGCAGACCTCCGAGGTGGAATCAAGAAACCCTTTCACCCAGCCAGCTTCACCTTCATGGGGTTGAACAGCAGAAGCCCTCTGAGTGTCCAGGGCAGATGTTCCCTGGCCCAGGGTGGAACTACTAAAAACTCCATGAACACTGCAGGCTCTGGCCGGTCAAATAactcagcttctctctctttcaaccAGAGATCCAACCAGAGCAAGAGTCAAGCTTCTGACTTCAAACTGTCGGTCTCTGATGTGGACAGTGGAGCAGGTTTGGACTTAAAAACGACTGCAAGCAAATCTCCTGGAGTAGCAGCGTTGAATTTGCATAACTCCAAACTCTCAACCAGCAATGGCAATCCTCAAGGAGCTTTTCAGCCACAGCTGGGTTCCCACAACGGGCAGAAGAAACCAGATGCCCCTGGGCAAACACTACTGCAGCAGGTACTCAATAACAAACCTGCTGCGCCCTTCTCCACTCCTAAAGGCCCTGCCAACCAAGCTGCAAGCCTTCAGGCACTAAACCTACAGAGTGTGAACAAATCAACACCGGGCAACGATACTCCAGGCAATGGCACCGCACCAGTGTCCAACCTGCGAAGCACCACCAACCCAGCACGGAAAGACACAGTTGGTCAGTATGGTCAAGAGAAAAATCCTGTACAGAGTCCTGCCACGCCTGGTGGACAACAGCCCAGAAAGAACCATCCTGGAGTTGATAAGGTCAAAGCTGAGGAGACCAGTGAAGTGGGTGTCATGGCCGAGAAACCTGAGAGGCTGACTACAACAAGGGCCCAAGGGAGGGTTGAGAAGAGCATTGTCCAGAACCCCTCCGTAGAGGCCAGAGACATCCTGGGCAAGCGGGAGAGATCTGCCTCCAAAGACAGTGGCAAGCAGGCCAAGGTCCTCCTGAGTGAGATGAGCACCGGTGAGGAGAGCACCTCAGACTCTGACCAGGATTCCCCCTACCCAAGTAACAGTCAGAACTTGTCCATCTCAGTCCAGACCGGCCAGGACTGGAAGCCCACTCACAGCCTGATCGAGCATGTGTTTGTTACTGACGTCACTGCCAACCTTGTCACTGTCACAGTCAAGGAGTCCCCAACCAGTGTGGGCTTCTTCAACATACATAATTATTGA